CCCGGTGCGAGATTTAGAATTGGACTCTCTGCAATAACCATGGCTGAATACTTCAGGGATGTGCAGAAGAAGGACGTTCTCGTATTTATTGACAACATTTTCAGATTTGTTCAGGCCGGCTCCGAAGTCTCGGCTCTCCTTGGAAGAATGCCTTCTGCTGTCGGTTACCAGCCGACGCTCGCGACCGAAATGGGAAACCTGCAGGAGAGAATCACCTCGACTCGATCGGGCTCTATCACTTCCGTTCAGGCAATCTACGTTCCGGCCGATGATTTCACCGATCCCGCGCCAGCTACTACCTTCAGCCATCTCGATGCCACAGTTAACCTTTCCCGTTCGATAGCCGAGCAGGGACTTTATCCGGCGGTTGATCCCCTGGATTCCACGTCTAAGAACCTGGATCCGGTAGTTGTCGGACAGGAGCATTATCAGGTAGCCAGAAGGGTCCAAGAGGTTTTGCAGAGATACAAGGACCTTCAGGACATAATTGCGATTCTCGGTATGGAAGAGCTGTCGGAAGAGGATCAACTCGCCGTTCAGAGGGCGAGGAAGATACAGCGGTTCTTGACTCAGCCGTTCTTCGTGGCCGAGAAATTCAGCAACATGGAAGGCAAATACGTGCCGATATCGGAGACGATAAGAGGATTTGAAGAGATACTGGAGGGCAAACACGATGATCTTCCCGAACAGGCCTTCATGATGGTGGGGACCATCGACGAGGCAATCGAGAAGGCGAAGAACCTCTCCAAGGATGAGTGAGATGGGACTAAGAACGACAATCACAACTCCTTATGGAATCGAATGGGAGGGGGAGGCCGATTACATCTCTTTTCGATCTACTGAAGGAGAGATCGGCTACCTGCCAGAAAGAGCGCCTGCGCTGATGAAGCTTACAGTCGACGTAATGGAAATCAGATCAGGTTCTGAAACTCTGCGGTTTGCCGTTCACGGAGGATACGTCCTCCAAGAGAGAGACAGCTTGACAATCGTGACAGATGCCGCGGAGACTCCTGAGGAGATCAGCGTAGAAAGAGCCAAGCAGCGTCTAAAACGAGCAGAGGAATTGCTTGAAGTCAGCAAATCCAGGCGTGAACGCGCCAGAAACGAGGCGAAACTTCAGCGGCATATGCTGAGAATCAAGATTGGCTCGAGGGGATAATTGCCCGGAGAAACGTCCGGGGA
The sequence above is a segment of the Mesotoga infera genome. Coding sequences within it:
- the atpD gene encoding F0F1 ATP synthase subunit beta; amino-acid sequence: MPDKKEENIGKIVAITGPVVDVSYEGGRLPDILNALKVKNEFLDKEIVLEVAQLIGDNSVRAIAMDSTDGLVRGQEVLDTGTQIKVPVGEEILGRMFNLLGEPIDEHGEVKFSDHWEIHRSAPSVTDQQTEVEILETGIKVIDLLAPFSKGGKIGFSGGAGVGKTVLVMELIRNFAIEQKGLSVFAGVGERTREGNDLWLDMQEAGVIENTALVFGQMNEPPGARFRIGLSAITMAEYFRDVQKKDVLVFIDNIFRFVQAGSEVSALLGRMPSAVGYQPTLATEMGNLQERITSTRSGSITSVQAIYVPADDFTDPAPATTFSHLDATVNLSRSIAEQGLYPAVDPLDSTSKNLDPVVVGQEHYQVARRVQEVLQRYKDLQDIIAILGMEELSEEDQLAVQRARKIQRFLTQPFFVAEKFSNMEGKYVPISETIRGFEEILEGKHDDLPEQAFMMVGTIDEAIEKAKNLSKDE
- a CDS encoding F0F1 ATP synthase subunit epsilon: MGLRTTITTPYGIEWEGEADYISFRSTEGEIGYLPERAPALMKLTVDVMEIRSGSETLRFAVHGGYVLQERDSLTIVTDAAETPEEISVERAKQRLKRAEELLEVSKSRRERARNEAKLQRHMLRIKIGSRG